tgtgacgcccccaaattccgtttgggattggacggacatttgaagcgtcaagacatgcaacacaaggttacctgcccccgttcatgacatataagatgcaatgttcctaacatgcatctaacattatgcaatattcgcagcggataatttttttctttagcaatactatgcaccaaattgaaaatatcccaaatgcttaaaacatacttcatacataaagacccattgagtagatcacaacactagtccaaaatggttatgatccaaaaaatactaaagatgcaactccattgtacaagcagtaatttacgttaactactatattaacattgacgtcgcaccgtcacttagtcaactgtgtctagttgatcagctcatgattctccttcaggtcctgtaacaagatctacaattcggggggaatggtagttgggagtaccaaagtgagatttgattacaaatctcagtaagttaacaaaaaaactttcacacaagctaatgatgcatgcatgacagtaaaagcataaatgtataatcaaattcataagtaattaaagcataacttggcgtacaacatagcataattgacataacttaaattgaaatatgaactgaacttgacttgacatgaacttgatctgaaacttgacttaacatgaaaaatacatactccacagttgttgtggcctcatgtattctacgtgtaaatacatactccacagttgttgtggccccatgtattctacacaaacttgacttaacatgaaaaatacatactccacagttgttgtggccccatgtattctacggaaacttattctttaactgcttaaatacatactccacagttgttgtggccccatgtattctacgtgtaaatacatattccacagttgttgtggccccatgtattctacacaaacttgacttaatatgaaaaatacatactccacagttgttgtgaccccatgtattctacgtgtaaatacatattccacagttgttgtggccccatgtattctacacaaacttgacttaacatgaaaaatacatactccacagttgttgtggccccatgtattctacgtgtaaatacatactccacagttgttatagccccatgtattctacggaaacttattctttaactgcttaaatacatactccacagttgttgtggccccatgtattctacgtgtcacaattgatgtgtctcacgtagtgtatgcgtcacaattgctgtgaccccatacataagtaatcaaaatgaaacgtgactggaatacgaaaggactggagccctgacgtaacataacgtgatttgaacataacttgaaatacatgaccaacttgagatagaaacatttcgtaacatggcataacatataatagacaacatatttaacatgacatacttgtaatgtacagtaatacatgacagaatatattatgtaacagataaaaattgatacagaataaattctgtataatagataattacgtgataacttggcatggcatgacatatatgataacatacatacatacactgtaatttatttacttagcacacatacacagtagactgctagtaagttaaaagctaacttacctcgatctccgcgtttcttataaaacttcaagtgcgatcacgaggaactgtaattagtgattctaaaagttagaactaaatcactaataatttgaaatatggaaaatactaacttaaagagtaaaattttcattttactctctacatgtgggaaaatgacttaaggattttgcatactaattccaaaagtttccaaaatttacattcctcatgtaaattttgtcctaaacttaaatatcaactcagaaaaatttaaaacaaaacacaactatgaagaacacattatggccgaaacatccataggccatttcccttgatttttgttgcaattccttccaatttcaaaactcatgcttaaaccaaaattttgcaacaaatatcttccaatcctaagttcaaaatcatacttaaaacatccatttagaaaaaactaataattaacaccaaacttttttgtaaaaagatccaagcacttgaatcacaagttttgaccttaaatcaaaacatctccaagaatttcaaaaatcaaatcttacttctaacatattcataatatcatcctaacatcaaccatgctttaaatcatcaaactaaagtcaccaaaatcacaaaataacatttggagtttttggttttacacttagtccaaaaacagaaactttttcctcaactagttttgacaaatctcttgatctatgacttacaaatatatgatcttcaaaccaaaccatcacatggtttaaaaagatgtcctaaaacatatataagtttctaattcaagatcacatggttagaaattaaccaaaacataaatttagccaagaatatctacactttggcttatttgaatatctctttgcataaaatttcatatctttgaaactaacatcaaatatcttcaaaataataatataacatgtatataagatacttaggatcctccaataaaattattaaagtcattaaaataggtttagaccaccaaagagttaaattttctcaaaacagaaactgtttttcctcttccagtttctaagtttctaaatctaagaaaaaatctttcatcaaaacctttaatcatgaaaaaatccccaaccaatagtcatatatacatgttaaaaatactccataaaaatttcggaccaatatctatccattagcttggtcaaaaactccaaactataacatattctccagtttatcttctagaatgacctttctatagtttatataatatttgactgaccaaatgatcttcaaatggggcaaataagatatccatgtaaactagactcaaaaagaaacaacttatatgaaggagactttatgataaaacacttacaacagcttcgaaatgggcatgcaaaagacctcctaaaagctgtccgagagagagtgtttgataatattttattggaaggtgtaattgaagataatttcatggggagaggtggctggagataattatggatgagatatggaagagatgaggctggagttgagagttgagtgtagttttctcctacccaaaatatctataaaagattatctcataatattctatccaatagtatctacaaaaaatcaacttaagatatttttatctaataatatctataaaaatcaactcaaaatatttttacccaataatattcatgaaaattacctcaagatatttctttttatccaataatatctacagttttaaacagacgttttgaccgaaaatatgaaaaaatgttattgcgccataagactttaaataaccctccgagtctaatggcacaaaccataatacattttgacacttctaactatctccaataatcaaaaacacacttctgataccatagtaaataataacactaactatgtagttagacaaaaacctatatgattaatggattcgtgaaaacttatgggattttcacgagattcttaaagttaatagaaatttcacaattgaatttctagcgggctgttacaccctTGCTAGGATGATGATAGTGATGAGTTATCCTATAAAACTGTTGACGGCTAAGGGGTTCGGGACTACACTAAACCCTTGATCCTAGGTTTCCTATTCCTTTTCATTTTACTATAATGAGGGATTGTATTAGAGTATTCTTGATAAAGAAGAATATCTAGAAGAAAATAGTTTTGGAAAACAAATGTGCATTTGACTACCGACACTtagacttctatccaaaatattaattacatgtatgtcatggcTCACTTTATTGATAATGGATGGAAGTCATATaaacaaatcatttcatttacTCGAGTTAGTGATCACTTGGGCAACGATTGGGAGGGTATTGGATGAGTGCATGCTTGACTGGTGCATTAACAAAGTTCTTACAATTATAGTAGATAATGTTACCTCTAACGATTTCGttattgattggttgagaaTAAGGGAAATAGGAAGTGAAGAGTGTGTTGCGGATGACAAGTTTATTCACATGAGATATGCTGCACACATTTTAAAACTTGTTGtgagtgaaggtttgaaagatgttgatgactcaatcATAAGGGCTAACAATTTGCTTAAGTATATGAAGTCTTCTTTTCAaagacttgccactttcaagttttgtattgaTAGCTCAAAAATTCCATATTTTAGTTTCTTGTGTCTTGATGTATCTACTAGATAAAACTCAACTTATCTTATATTGGATGTGGTTGAGAAATATAAAAAAGCCTTCCAACTTCTACTCGATGAGAATCCCTACTTGCAAATTTATTTGCCTGAGGATGGGCTTGGGAAAAATGGTCTAAGTGCTCTTGGATCTGATGATTGGGATATCATAATAAACTTTACAAAGTttcttcatatattttataatgtcACATTGTGTATTTTTGGTACACTATCTGTCATATCAAATCTGTATTTCCAATAGCTTATTAATATTCACACAAAATTGAATAGTTTTGATGATAATAGTAATCAACGTTTGAGTTCAATAGctttagaatgaaaagaaagtattataaatattggggtgatcttcaaaagataaataGGTTGTTGTTTATTAATGCCATTCTTGATCCACAGTACAAATTGGTTACTCAAGCATATTGGTTCATGTAAACATTGGTCGATGAGAAGGGTGAGGAATTTGCTGCACTTCTCAAGAGGGATATGGAGTTTTTGTATGAACAGTATGTTACATTTAGTGGTGGGTGCGCAAGTGGGTCTAAGTCAAGTACGTCTCACACTCGTAATGAGGGTAGTACATCAATGGGGAGTAGCTGTATAATCGATCCCTTGGCTTTTTTGAGAAACTTCTATAAAGAGCAGAAATCAACAAACTTGATGGACTGTAAGTCGGAACTAAAACAGTATTTgttggaggatgttgaggttcaTATGGAGAGtttcgatattttaatttagtgGAGGGTCAACTCTACTAAATATCTAGTTCTTGCTTTAATGACAATAAATATCTTGGCCCATTCCAATCATCACCGTAGCATCTGAGTCATTATTTAGTACAGGAAGCCATTTCTTTGGCTCCTAGACCTTTAGAGGCTCTTGTGTGTGcacaaaattggttgaagtctACTCCTACATGTTCTAGGAGTGCTACTTGCATGGTGCGGGATGGGGTGTACCATTCCCCGCACCTCGCCCCTACCCATGCAAGGGAAGGATTCGAACTCGAGACGGACACCTCATTTGCACTACCCCACACCCATTCCAATACTACCAATGACCCATTGAGCCTAAAAactatttatgtttttagatccaaattatcacgtaatttacattgaaaatttaaaatttttaaatacaaacaaTACTAAGAAACTAATAATATAGTTTATTAGAGTTGTATTCAATAGTGAGTCCtacattgctcaagtaagatTCTTGTATTACCTTGACCTCCTATATAAAagcaatacaataaaataaatacaaggctcctatatatacaatttgtagaaatatataaacatatatatataatgcggGGTTGGGTCTAGCCCGCTCCCTGCCCCCTTTAGGGAGCTAGATGCGGGGCATCTAGCGGATAAGGGTCCTCCCCGCCCATGCAAAGGCGGGGTGGACAAAGGTGGGGCAACCACCCCTAATAtgtttgagtcaaaattattcggATATGATTAATGATGCGGACAACTATAAGTTAAACTCAAGTAATATatttagacatttttttttttttagtttttgttatatatcatgattttatcattttttttatacgaATGTCTTATATTTTAACATCTTAATGTATAATTGACCACCAATATGGCGATTCTACTGCATGAAGATGATTGAGGTTTGAGGTGCATTTGTGAAACTGTATAACTTGTTGTCTGttcaattttgtttcttttgtttttattaatttatgtgaatcTATCTTATTTCCTCACTAATATTGCCCTAATTTCTTTGGGAATAACTTGGAATGGCACTCAGGGTTTGGTTAATTTCTTTGGCACAAGATATTTATTTCGTTGTTGTtgtctttttttaattgttggAATAAGAATTTGTTATTGTTGTAAATGATGGGTGATGGGTTGGTTGGAAAATTTGAAAGGATAGATGATGAATGATAGATGACAGATGGTCAATGTTGTTGGCTTTCTTTGGTTTCCTTTGTTGTTGGAATCAGACAATaacatgtgattttaatttgtaatgGTTGGCTGTTATAGTTGGGCACAATAACAATAATGATGGCttgtaagttttttattttagttttggcTTCAATTGCTTGTAACTTGTAGTAAATCAGCAGTGATTAGTTGTAAATTTGGTTatgcttttttaatttatagtgaatgatttagttttgtaattttggttatgtttttttaatttgtagtgaattatttattttttacaattttgattatgtttttagtaaaattgaagtAAATAGCATTGAATGATTTACACTTTTACAtgttaaataaatttttgaaaaaacttgaaatttaaatgcgtacaaaaattctttttttttttaaatagactaaatataaaattaggaaaaatattccataaaaaaGCTCAATAAAATAGTTCATGTCTGACTTTGCTCCGACAAATCAAACTCATCGAAGTCAGGAAAGAGGATACACAAGATAGGGTCAGAGCTAGACATTCACACTTCAGTGCTCAGCCCTATACGCCTATCAACCGTTGGATGAAGTGACTCTCATCATCGCAGATCACTCTAACGGCAGTCTACAGTTCGTTGAGCAAACCCCCATTCAATTTTTATCCAACGATTCAAAAAGTCAAGACTACCAAAACCTAATCACATTGACCAATACACCCACGACACGTGTTCgagattttcattttccttaaaaaaaagtgCACAGATACTTGGCAGTCTGGTAAATTTGATAATATCCCTTTATCtttactctttatttttcttaagaaaaagaaaaagaaaaggtgacGTCTGCACCGTCACGCTTCCGAATTACATCTCTGGGCTCGCCCTTTCGCACTGTGATGTTAGCAGGTTACGAACCGAAGGGATTTTCTCGTCATTGCGCATCTGACGGGTATTCTAGTCTTTTCCTGAttataaaatgagagagattagacagagacagagagacagagacgaagagagagaaagaaagagagcagAGAGACGAGAGCCGTTTGAGTCCGTTTTTTCAGTTAGTATATGAAGGTGAAACCATGGCATCCGACCAAGAAATAGCAAAAGGCGTGGAGTCTGTGCTCAGTCAAGCGGACCCTACCGTCGCCACCACTTATAATAGCGTCGTTCAGCAGTTGGAGGCAAAGCTAGGGCTAGACCTATCCCACAAGGCCGGCTTCATCCGGGACCAGATCAACCTCCTCCTCCGCACCCACGCTCAGCCACCGTCCCATCCACAGACCCACCACTACCACCCTCAACCGAAAGACCATTTTGCTTTCCGAAACCACCCTCAATTCCAATCCACCCACCCCCAACAATTCCCTCCCCATTTTGCCCTCCAGCCTCAACCTCACCACCTTCCCGACGAGCTCTCCTTCCGCCAGCCCCAACACCCTCCGCCGCAGCCCCAGCATCTGGCCTCACAGGTCCAGCCACAGCCGTCGGTGACCAAGCCTGAGGCTTTCGCTCCGAATGCCACCCCTGAGACCCCGAAGCAaaggttctattttttttttcttttgggagTCCGTTTAGGGTTTTTTCGGGTGTTTTTGTTCAATTTCAGGGTTGGGGTTGCTGGAGTCGCAAAGTTAGGGTTTTTCTGTTGCGGCTAAGTTTGTTTGGTTTATCTTTACGATAAGTATGTCTGTTTTGACTAAACTAGCATCCATTAGTTGCATATTTTCATAATGTGCTAGctaatttcaatattttgagTTTGGTACGTATTTCTTGGTATAATGAATTTGTGACCTTTTATAGGGATTAGGTTCCATTTATTgacattcttttttctttttggttcagTCTTTAATTGGTTTGGAAGAGAGTTATGAGTACGGCCTGACAATAAGATTGGTATTtagacttatcaaaaaaagaaaaaaagattggTATTTATACTCTCCCATATGgtgatagtttttatttttatttcttggctACTGAAATGCGTTTCAGGCTGTTATCTTCTGTCTTCGAATATAAAAGAGTAATTCATGTAGTCAATGTGTCGGCATATCTTAGGAATACGTTTCTAGTCTGTTCGGCTAGCGACTAAAATTCTTGCTGGAAAATGAAGTTCATGGCTTGCTTCTGCTTTGATCTACTAAAAGTTTTATTAAAGGGATTTTCCCCTTTCCATTTAACTCGTTTAAAATGTGATCATGCTTATGTGTTTTGAGTGAAGTTACTTGTGAATAGATTTTCGTGATAATATTTTGGTTGGGGTGGTCCATTTTTTGTGTCTTTATTATGGAAATTCTGAACTGTTATGTGATTACATTTCTGTGATCTAGGTGTAGcatttttgttcttcttctttttctttttcttttttaatcttaggAGTGCCATTTATCTTTATATGGTGATAACTAGTGGTGTGCTACTCGACATTGCCTTTGCATGCACTCTAATTTTGTTTCACCCTTGTATCTACACGAGCAAGCACTTTATGGCTTGTTCCTAATAGGAAGTATAACTCTGAGGGATGACTTGATGTATTTGTGTGTATTGTGTATTGTTTCAGCACTCCGGTGGGAGCCAAAAGAAGAGGTGGTCCTGGGGGTTTAAACAAAGTGTGTGGTGTCTCACCTGAACTTCAGGCAATCGTTGGTCAGCCAGCAATGCCAAGGACTGAGGTTGTTATTTCCACATATTTTGCAATCTTATTGGGCTCTTTTATAATTTACATTACAGAAGTGTTAAGGTTTATGAAGTAATTTTGATATGGATATTGAAGAAACTCTGGTTTGCTTTGTTCAGATTGTGAAGCAGCTGTGGGCCTACATAAGGAAAAACAACCTTCAAGATCCAAGTAACAAAAGAAAGATTATCTGTGATGATGCCCTGCGTTTGGTATTTGAGACAGACTGTACTGACATGTTCAAGATGAATAAGCTGCTAGCCAAACATATCATTGCACTTGAACCTTCAAGTATGTAATGTGGCATAGAACACATTATCTGTCTTATAATGGTTTTCATTTAGTCAATGTTCCCCCACTTGATGTCTGCAGAGGAGTCAGGTCAAGCTAAACGATTGAAGGTAGATATTGAGTCTACAACTGAAAGTAGTGAACCGGGTTCATCTGCTGTCGTTATATCTGAAGCACTTGCCAAGTTTTTGGGCTCTGAGGGAAGGGAGATGCTCCAATCTGAGGCTTTAAGGCGTGTTTGGGAGTACATTAAAGTTAACAGTTTGGAGGTAGGTATCCTGATGCACAAGTTTGCTCCCGTCTCTTGCTCTCTTTCAAATCTAAATTGGCTGCTTTATCTAGGCTCATCTATACATACTAGGATTCTATTTGGTTCCTTTTCATTAACAACATCTTCTCATGCAGCTGGCCTTCTCCGCTATTTAaagtgatttcttttttttctttttctttttttctttttcttttttttgggggggggggggggggggggggggtgtgtgtGGGGTTTATCATTTAGGAATTAAATCTTTGTGGCTTTACTTGTATAATTTTAGGATCCTTTAAATGCAATGGTGATATTATGTGATGCAAACCTTCGTGAGCTGCTTGGATGTGAAAGCATTTCTGCATTGGGGATACAGGAGATGTTGGCACGCCATCATTTATTCAAACGGTCATGATGCATGCAAGCATTCACTGGTATTAAATCATGCAATGTTAATGTGCCGTCCCTTTTTGCCTTTCACATTTAATTGATATATCTGCAAAGTTTCTGCAAATCTCGTGCTTTTACATGTGTATGTATAACATTCGGTGTGAACCTCACACTTCATGTTGGATTTCTCGTTTAcagtatttttccttttatctttTGGGTACCATTTTGATGATCCATGGAGTTCAGTGTTCGGGTTATGCATTTCTATCTTTTATATCATTATGCCTAACAACCTTAAATATCTTAACCCAcgctttttctgtttttggcaTAGAAAGGAGCTTGATTTGCAGTTGTGATTCATTGGCTGTTTCCTCCAACCAATATATATCTTACAACAGTTAACCAACAAATATATTGTATACTGTTttggggttggctcaagtggtaaaggacTTGGGCAtgggggtatgctccctccaggtctaaagttcaaattcccttgggtgcaaacaatctctaatgACCATTGGACTGAGTCATTTTTTCCTTGAATTACTTGAGGTGCACTTGCAAGAAATTTTTTGCCGAGAGcctgtgcacccccgggattagtcaGGACACTATTCCTGAGCACCCAATgccaatcaaaaaatatattatatactatctGTTTTGTGCTAAAAAAGCTGATGGAATGGTTTTACTATACTCTTGCAGATGCTTTGATTTGCGGCTCACATATGATGGTAGAACAGATGGTGAagactcattttctttttcctttttttattgggTGCCATGACATGGTTAGATGACATGTTATATGACTTGGTGATATCTAAGAATATGTACCCACGGGCCAATGGCAAAGGAGTATCTTGTAGTTATGCCTTTGCCCTGGatttaatttttctgtttttctttccattCGATGCTAACCTCTGAACTGACTGACGGAGACTGGTTAGAATGCTAAATTCTCTGTACATCCTTATGGATAACTGTGTGTATCTTCTTAGATGGCAGAAATGATTGTTGCACTTAACCATCTATAACTGGTCCTATCTTGTTAAGACCGTTTTTTACTGCAGTTCCTACTTATTTGAGTGGTCAACTAACTAGAAGTATATCCATCAAGGCAAGTGGTCTATGGTCATGAGTGAGTTGATGCAAGTCAAATTTAGAGTTCAATACACTTTTTATCCTAAATTATGAGTGATTTATATGTTGCCCTCAAACTATCAAAAGTGACATATTTTACCCTCAACAATTGCCAATAATCAAAGAAATGTTTTATTATCAAGTCGGTGTGTAGAGCATACCTAGTAAAGTagttatatgatataatatgatctggaagataaattttaaaatttaaatattataaattaaattttattatttaagtgaTGTGGATGGTGTGCTCTACATACCGGATTAAGAATAACATAACTCTTTATCTATATTTTTGATACAGGGGTGCGGAGTTTTGAATCCAGATTTTCTATTTGGAGAACTGGGTCATAT
This genomic interval from Carya illinoinensis cultivar Pawnee chromosome 10, C.illinoinensisPawnee_v1, whole genome shotgun sequence contains the following:
- the LOC122279831 gene encoding MADS-box MEF2 type transcription factor MIG1-like; the protein is MASDQEIAKGVESVLSQADPTVATTYNSVVQQLEAKLGLDLSHKAGFIRDQINLLLRTHAQPPSHPQTHHYHPQPKDHFAFRNHPQFQSTHPQQFPPHFALQPQPHHLPDELSFRQPQHPPPQPQHLASQVQPQPSVTKPEAFAPNATPETPKQSTPVGAKRRGGPGGLNKVCGVSPELQAIVGQPAMPRTEIVKQLWAYIRKNNLQDPSNKRKIICDDALRLVFETDCTDMFKMNKLLAKHIIALEPSKESGQAKRLKVDIESTTESSEPGSSAVVISEALAKFLGSEGREMLQSEALRRVWEYIKVNSLEDPLNAMVILCDANLRELLGCESISALGIQEMLARHHLFKRS